Proteins from one Aspergillus nidulans FGSC A4 chromosome VIII genomic window:
- the sod1 gene encoding superoxide dismutase sodA (transcript_id=CADANIAT00002483), whose product MVKAVAVLRGDSKVSGTVTFEQADENSNTTVSWNITGNDPNAERGFHIHQFGDNTNGCTSAGPHFNPFGKTHGAPEDEVRHVGDLGNFKTDAEGNSKGSKTDKLIKLIGAESVLGRTLVVHAGTDDLGRGDSEESKKTGNAGARPACGVIGIAA is encoded by the exons ATGGTCAAGGCTG TTGCTGTCCTCCGTGGTGACTCCAAGGTCTCCGGCACCGTCACCTTTGAACAGGCCGACGAGAACTCCAACACCACCGTCTCATGGAACATCACCGGCAACGACCCCAACGCTGAGCGTGGCTTCCACATCCACCAGTTCGGCGACAACACCAACGGCTGCACCTCCGCTGGCCCTCACTTCAACCCCTTCGGCAAGACCCACGGCGCCCCCGAGGATGAGGTCCGCCACGTCGGTGACCTTGGTAACTTCAAGACCGACGCCGAGGGTAACTCCAAGGGCTCCAAGACGGATAAGCTGATCAAGCTCATTGGTGCTGAGAGCGTTCTGGGC CGGACCCTTGTCGTTCACGCTGGTACTGATGACCTTGGCCGCGGTGACTCTGAGGAGTCCAAGAAGACTGGTAACGCTGGTGCCCGTCCTGCTTGCG GTGTCATCGGTATTGCTGCGTAA
- a CDS encoding sedoheptulose-7-phosphate:D-glyceraldehyde-3-phosphate transaldolase TAL1 (transcript_id=CADANIAT00002484) has translation MSSSLEQLKATGTVVVCDSGDFATIDKYKPQDATTNPSLILAASKKPEYASLIDAAVEKGKKQGGSVDDQVDATLDYLLVEFGKKILDIIPGKVSTEVDARFSFDTKASVDKALHIIKLYEEAGISKDRILIKIASTWEGIQAAHILQSQHGINCNLTLMFSLVQAIAAAEAGAFLISPFVGRILDWYKAAHKRDFSKEEDPGVKSVQSIFNYYKKFGYKTIVMGASFRNVGEITELAGCDYLTISPGLLEELYNSKDAVPKKLDAASATTLDITKRSYLNDEALFRFDFNEEAMAVEKLREGISKFAADAVTLKDILKQKVQA, from the exons atgtcttcttctcttgAACAGCTCAAGGCAACTGGCACC GTTGTCGTTTGCGACTCCGGTGACTTCGCCACCATCGACAAGTACAAGCCCCAGGATGCCACCACCAACCCTTCTCTCATCCTGGCTGCCTCCAAGAAGCCCGAGTACGCCAGCCTgatcgacgccgccgttgAGAAGGGTAAGAAGCAGGGCGGTTCTGTGGACGACCAGGTTGACGCCACCCTCGACTACCTCCTGGTCGAGTTTGGCAAGAAGATCCTCGACATTATTCCCGGAAAGGTCTCGACTGAGGTCGACGCCCGCTTCTCCTTTGACACAAAGGCCTCGGTTGACAAGGCTCTTCACATCATCAAG CTCTACGAGGAGGCCGGTATCTCCAAGGACCGCATTCTCATTAAGATCGCCTCAACCTGGGAGGGTATCCAGGCCGCTCACATCCTGCAGTCCCAGCACGGCATCAACTGCAACCTGACTCTTATGTTCTCTCTTGTTCAGgctattgctgctgctgaggctggtgCCTTCCTCATCTCTCCTTTCGTCGGCCGTATCCTCGATTGGTACAAGGCCGCTCACAAGCGCGACTtctcgaaggaggaggatccCGGTGTCAAGTCTGTCCAGAGCATCTTCAACTACTACAAGAAGTTCGGCTACAAGACCATCGTTATGGGTGCCTCTTTCCGTAATGTCGGTGAGATCACCGAGCTCGCCGGTTGCGACTACTTGACCATCTCC CCCGGTCTCCTTGAGGAGCTCTACAACTCCAAGGACGCCGTTCCCAAGAAGCTCGACGCTGCCTCCGCCACCACCCTCGACATCACCAAGCGCAGCTACCTCAACGACGAGGCCCTGTTCCGCTTCGACTTCAACGAGGAGGCTATGGCCGTCGAGAAACTCCGTGAGGGTATCTCCAAGTTCGCCGCCGACGCTGTCACCCTTAAGGACATCCTGAAGCAGAAGGTCCAGGCGTAG